A portion of the Sphingobacterium spiritivorum genome contains these proteins:
- a CDS encoding Fic family protein, with product MLEEANLRLGELNAFSSFVPDVDVFIRMHIVKEATQSSRIEGTRTKMDEAIMEAKDISPEQKDDWQEVQNYIEAMNHSITSLEQVPLSSRLIRDAHRILLKGVRGKNKLPGEFRTSQNWIGGATINDAVFVPPHHSLVSESIADLEKFLNNDEIQVPHLIRIGIAHYQFEAIHPFLDGNGRIGRLLITLYLINQKVLSKPTLYLSDFIEKNRQHYYNNLMAVSLNNKIEQWLRFFLVGIIETAKSAIDTFTKIIALRDKMEKDTIVSLGKRLPNAKALLTYLYSKPVVTVADVMTKLEVTKQTANTLIKDFDNLGILKEQTGYKRNRIFIFEEYLRLFER from the coding sequence TTGTTGGAGGAAGCCAATTTAAGACTTGGTGAATTGAATGCCTTTTCCTCCTTCGTCCCAGATGTGGATGTTTTTATTCGAATGCATATTGTAAAGGAAGCAACGCAATCCAGCCGTATTGAAGGAACTCGGACGAAGATGGACGAAGCGATCATGGAAGCAAAGGATATAAGCCCAGAACAAAAAGATGATTGGCAGGAAGTGCAAAACTATATTGAAGCGATGAACCACTCCATCACAAGTTTGGAACAGGTACCACTGTCTTCCCGACTGATACGGGATGCCCATCGGATTTTATTGAAGGGAGTGCGGGGCAAAAATAAGCTACCGGGTGAATTTCGCACCAGTCAAAACTGGATTGGTGGTGCAACCATCAATGATGCCGTATTTGTACCTCCACATCATAGCCTTGTCTCTGAAAGTATAGCCGACCTGGAAAAGTTTTTGAACAATGATGAGATACAGGTTCCTCATTTGATAAGGATTGGAATAGCTCATTATCAATTCGAAGCCATACACCCATTTTTGGATGGGAATGGGAGAATAGGAAGACTACTTATCACTTTATACCTGATCAATCAAAAAGTGTTGAGTAAACCAACTCTATATTTATCCGATTTTATTGAGAAAAACAGACAACATTATTATAACAACTTAATGGCCGTTTCCTTGAATAATAAGATTGAACAATGGCTGAGGTTCTTTTTGGTTGGTATCATTGAAACGGCTAAAAGTGCCATAGACACATTCACTAAAATTATCGCATTACGTGATAAAATGGAGAAAGATACTATTGTGTCTCTGGGTAAGAGATTACCGAATGCAAAAGCATTACTGACCTATTTATATAGTAAACCTGTGGTTACCGTCGCTGATGTAATGACCAAACTGGAAGTAACGAAACAAACTGCAAACACATTAATAAAAGATTTTGATAATCTTGGAATACTTAAAGAACAAACTGGGTATAAGCGTAACAGAATATTTATTTTTGAGGAATATTTAAGGTTATTCGAAAGGTAA
- a CDS encoding DNA cytosine methyltransferase yields the protein MINAFILQHKPFTPQIVKNPQAVKFIVIDLFCGAGGTTTGFAKAKDCNGNPIAIIAACVNHDHKAIRSHWENHPEVYHFEEDIRTLDLTPLKHIVETYRKLYPSAKVVVWASLECTNFSKAKGGQRREADSRTLADHLDRYVIALDPDYIKIENVVEFMSWGPLNEYGKPISMKSGQDWLRWRDQINSLGYRDEWRELNSADFGAYTSRNRLFGCFAKPGLSIVWPEPTHSKTGMNKQDLFGSGLKKWMPVRDLLDFQDEGESIFNRKKPLVENSLKRIYAGLIKEVAGGKDNFIMKYNSMSREGKIRTPSTDDPMPTIACQNRLGLAQISFITKYFSGRPMNKVASINSPLATITTSANQAIVNVEPFVLTSNFGGISRSVAEPCPTVLASRKHHYVVNPCFLAKYYGTGDNVQSINEPAGTLTTKDRFTKVHVNWLDKQYSGDRNHQSVNQPAGSILANDKHALMTAKGFIYNPSHGGHTMHIDQPCATIIARQDKSPLYFIQYNICENVRIEVYEEDSETMIKIKEFMALYGISDIRMRMLKVSELKLIQGFPSDYKLYGNQSDQKKFIGNSVVPHVVQSWAEAQAHKISIAA from the coding sequence ATGATTAACGCATTTATTTTACAACATAAACCCTTCACTCCCCAGATAGTGAAGAATCCACAAGCTGTTAAATTCATTGTGATTGACTTATTCTGTGGAGCCGGAGGAACGACTACCGGATTTGCGAAAGCAAAAGATTGCAATGGAAATCCTATTGCAATCATTGCAGCCTGCGTTAATCATGATCATAAGGCTATTCGAAGCCACTGGGAGAATCACCCTGAGGTTTACCACTTTGAAGAAGATATCAGGACTTTAGATCTCACCCCCTTAAAACATATAGTTGAGACATATCGAAAGTTATATCCATCAGCAAAGGTTGTAGTATGGGCATCTTTAGAATGCACCAATTTCAGTAAAGCAAAAGGAGGGCAACGAAGGGAAGCTGACAGCAGAACCTTAGCAGATCATCTGGATAGATATGTTATTGCTCTGGATCCGGATTATATCAAAATCGAAAATGTAGTAGAATTCATGTCCTGGGGACCTCTTAATGAATACGGAAAGCCTATTAGCATGAAGTCAGGACAGGACTGGTTGCGTTGGAGAGATCAAATTAATTCACTTGGATACCGTGACGAATGGCGTGAACTTAATTCAGCGGATTTCGGTGCTTACACCTCAAGAAATCGCTTGTTTGGATGTTTTGCTAAACCTGGTTTATCTATCGTATGGCCGGAGCCTACACATTCTAAAACCGGGATGAATAAACAAGATCTTTTTGGAAGTGGACTTAAAAAATGGATGCCTGTTCGGGATCTTCTGGATTTCCAGGATGAAGGCGAAAGTATTTTCAATCGTAAAAAACCTCTTGTAGAAAATTCATTAAAACGGATCTATGCCGGATTAATCAAAGAGGTAGCCGGCGGAAAAGATAATTTTATCATGAAATATAATTCCATGAGTAGAGAAGGAAAGATCCGTACACCATCTACTGATGATCCTATGCCTACAATTGCATGTCAGAATAGACTTGGTTTAGCTCAGATATCATTTATAACAAAATATTTTTCAGGCAGGCCAATGAATAAAGTGGCGTCTATCAATAGTCCACTTGCTACAATCACAACATCTGCAAATCAAGCAATCGTGAACGTAGAGCCGTTTGTATTGACTAGTAATTTCGGGGGTATATCCCGCTCGGTAGCAGAGCCGTGTCCTACAGTGTTGGCAAGCAGAAAACATCATTACGTTGTAAATCCTTGTTTCCTTGCCAAATATTATGGTACAGGCGATAATGTACAATCTATCAATGAACCGGCAGGCACATTAACCACAAAGGATAGATTTACAAAGGTTCATGTTAATTGGCTTGACAAACAATATTCTGGTGATAGGAATCATCAATCTGTTAATCAGCCTGCCGGTTCAATATTGGCTAATGATAAGCACGCATTAATGACCGCCAAGGGATTTATATACAACCCATCACACGGAGGTCATACGATGCATATAGATCAGCCATGCGCCACTATCATTGCAAGACAAGACAAATCTCCATTATACTTCATTCAATATAATATTTGTGAAAATGTAAGAATAGAAGTGTATGAAGAAGATTCGGAGACAATGATAAAGATTAAAGAATTCATGGCATTGTATGGCATTTCTGATATCCGGATGCGAATGCTTAAAGTCTCCGAGTTGAAGCTTATTCAGGGTTTTCCTTCTGATTACAAATTATATGGAAATCAATCGGATCAAAAGAAATTTATCGGTAATTCTGTTGTTCCGCACGTAGTTCAATCTTGGGCTGAAGCTCAGGCTCACAAAATATCAATAGCAGCTTAA
- a CDS encoding transglutaminase-like domain-containing protein has product MKFLITFFLIAFLTFSSFAQTSSPKWNKFLSDFKKLEQEYNTHYPAKDYHTAAAILDKIAATLDTLQLSEKEKQDFNHTIKEIYANVYYNLACLQSILNQKKQAITSFEKSIKWGYTDYQNALNDTDLNNIRKETKFVKAFSQLKQYDKLFLLQQSGNYLSENYESLPVFKYEDSNNRNLVEVKNFFKLDSIAGSGDEISKIRNIMLFVANNIKYDGSNWALCEFDAIDFYNYHKSTGKGINCRHKAMTLNELYLAMGFKSRYVTCMPKDDQDTDCHVINSVYSETLKKWLWMDPSHGAFVMDDNNNLLSIEEVREGLKNNQSMKLNAETKVTKIWYLDYYMAKNLYWIQCTNKSQFNTESRYRPADTDLQYISLIPSGFDKDSNKYLKNNFITHNPAYFWKSPE; this is encoded by the coding sequence ATGAAATTTTTAATTACATTTTTTCTGATAGCATTTCTAACATTTAGCTCGTTTGCGCAAACTAGTTCTCCAAAATGGAATAAATTTCTTTCAGACTTTAAAAAGTTAGAGCAGGAATATAACACCCATTATCCAGCAAAAGATTATCATACAGCAGCAGCAATTTTAGATAAAATAGCTGCTACATTAGATACTTTACAGTTATCTGAGAAAGAAAAGCAAGATTTTAACCACACTATAAAAGAAATATATGCAAATGTGTACTATAACCTTGCATGTTTACAATCAATACTTAATCAAAAAAAACAAGCAATCACAAGTTTCGAAAAATCAATTAAATGGGGATATACTGATTATCAAAATGCTTTAAACGATACTGATTTAAATAATATCCGTAAGGAAACCAAGTTTGTTAAAGCGTTCAGCCAATTGAAGCAATATGATAAACTATTCTTATTACAACAGTCAGGAAATTATCTTTCGGAAAATTATGAATCTCTGCCGGTATTTAAATATGAAGACTCAAATAATCGGAATTTAGTCGAGGTCAAAAATTTCTTCAAACTGGATTCTATAGCTGGAAGTGGAGATGAAATTTCTAAAATCCGAAATATTATGCTATTTGTTGCCAATAACATTAAGTATGACGGAAGCAATTGGGCTTTGTGTGAATTTGATGCAATTGATTTCTATAACTACCACAAGTCGACAGGAAAAGGAATTAATTGTAGACATAAGGCAATGACACTAAATGAACTTTACCTTGCAATGGGATTTAAATCCCGATATGTCACATGTATGCCAAAAGACGACCAAGATACAGATTGTCATGTAATCAATAGTGTATATTCTGAAACATTAAAAAAATGGCTATGGATGGATCCTTCACATGGTGCTTTTGTAATGGATGACAATAATAATTTACTAAGCATTGAAGAAGTCAGGGAGGGATTAAAAAACAATCAATCAATGAAGTTAAATGCTGAGACTAAAGTAACTAAGATTTGGTATTTGGATTACTATATGGCAAAGAATTTATATTGGATTCAATGCACAAACAAAAGCCAATTTAATACAGAGAGTAGATACCGGCCAGCAGATACAGATTTGCAATACATTTCTTTAATCCCAAGTGGATTTGATAAAGACAGTAATAAATATTTAAAAAATAATTTTATTACTCATAACCCGGCTTACTTCTGGAAATCTCCTGAATAA
- a CDS encoding peptide ABC transporter: MKEITRDQIKRKIEELKEDFIKLNPKMKGLSSDEIYNSYLYENQLEVPLSGDGESAEWRIKSRIEMEELQPEKFKKFLNNKE; encoded by the coding sequence ATGAAAGAAATTACCCGAGATCAGATTAAAAGAAAAATAGAGGAATTGAAGGAGGATTTCATTAAGTTAAATCCTAAGATGAAAGGATTATCTTCTGATGAGATTTACAATTCATATTTATACGAAAATCAACTTGAAGTACCATTATCTGGTGATGGAGAATCTGCAGAATGGCGGATTAAAAGTAGAATTGAAATGGAGGAATTGCAACCTGAAAAATTTAAAAAATTTTTAAACAATAAGGAGTAA
- a CDS encoding catalase, which yields MKNQRENKKVQQIDDHVIDNNGRLLTTNDGVPIEDNNNMLKAGERGPALIEDFIYQDKMAHFDRERIPERVVHARGSGAHGIFEATADISKYTKASFLKKGTVTPLFVRFSTVAGFKGSTDLARDVRGFSVKFYTEDGNYDLVGNNIPVFFIQDAMNFPDLVHAVKPEPNNEMPQAASAHDTFWDFISLMPEAAHMVMWTMSDRAIPRSFRMMEGFGVHTFKFVNAEGKGTFVKFHWKPKLGVHSVAWNEAQKISGFDADFHRRDLWENIEKGNFPQWDLGVQLVPEEDEHKFSFDLLDATKIIPEELVPVKIIGTMTLNRNPENFFAETEQIAFDPGRIIPGIDLTNDPLLQGRVFSYADTQNYRLGGPNFHEIPINRSVNGKFNNQKDGFGRQDILKGNVSYFPNSLGGGCPYHAMLKGEDGFKSHEEKVDGKKVRRRSTSFADHFTQARLFFNSQSKPEQEHMINAYSFELSKVNSVDVRKRELAILNQIDKELAARVGANLGIEPASELDELTLQFARQNHPEYPIKTPKPEVEKSAALSMKTKPGEGTIETRKVAFLIADGVSKKSIDKMKTALEEEGAEAVLISTNVGKVKFKEGGTADIEFSYLTEASVCYDAFYTPEGDSVSVLQDEPDYLHFINEGFRHCKAIAFATGAEKLIDGTYLSKNKDSGVIFESDGNLSEDFIKTMKGHRVWERENTRKVPS from the coding sequence ATGAAAAACCAAAGAGAGAACAAAAAAGTACAGCAAATTGATGATCATGTCATCGATAATAATGGGCGCCTTCTCACCACAAATGATGGTGTTCCAATAGAGGACAACAACAATATGCTAAAAGCAGGCGAACGTGGGCCAGCTTTGATAGAAGATTTCATCTATCAAGACAAAATGGCTCATTTCGACAGAGAAAGAATCCCTGAAAGAGTAGTTCATGCAAGGGGGTCTGGAGCTCATGGAATATTCGAAGCTACAGCAGATATTTCTAAATATACTAAAGCTTCATTTCTTAAGAAAGGTACTGTAACACCACTATTTGTTAGGTTTTCAACAGTTGCAGGATTTAAAGGGTCTACTGATTTAGCTCGAGATGTTAGAGGTTTTTCTGTTAAATTCTATACTGAAGATGGTAATTATGATTTGGTAGGAAATAATATTCCTGTATTTTTTATACAGGATGCTATGAATTTTCCAGATCTTGTTCATGCAGTTAAGCCAGAACCGAATAATGAAATGCCTCAAGCTGCTTCTGCTCATGATACTTTTTGGGATTTTATATCCTTGATGCCGGAAGCGGCTCACATGGTTATGTGGACCATGTCTGATAGAGCTATTCCAAGATCGTTTCGTATGATGGAAGGTTTTGGAGTTCACACATTTAAATTTGTGAATGCTGAAGGTAAAGGAACATTCGTGAAGTTTCATTGGAAACCAAAACTAGGTGTTCATTCAGTGGCATGGAATGAAGCACAAAAAATATCGGGATTTGACGCCGATTTCCATCGTCGTGATTTGTGGGAGAATATTGAAAAAGGAAATTTCCCGCAATGGGATTTAGGCGTACAACTTGTCCCTGAAGAGGATGAACATAAATTTTCTTTTGATTTATTAGATGCTACGAAAATTATACCAGAAGAATTAGTACCTGTAAAGATAATTGGAACTATGACTTTAAACAGAAATCCGGAAAACTTCTTTGCAGAAACAGAACAGATTGCTTTCGATCCAGGTCGCATCATTCCCGGAATAGATCTTACAAATGACCCACTTTTACAAGGTAGAGTATTTTCATATGCTGATACTCAAAACTACCGTCTTGGTGGACCTAATTTTCATGAGATTCCTATTAATCGTTCAGTGAACGGTAAATTTAACAATCAAAAGGATGGTTTTGGAAGACAGGATATTCTTAAAGGAAATGTTAGCTATTTTCCTAATAGTCTTGGTGGAGGTTGTCCTTATCACGCCATGTTAAAAGGGGAAGATGGATTTAAAAGTCATGAAGAAAAGGTTGATGGTAAAAAAGTAAGACGTAGATCTACTTCTTTTGCAGATCATTTTACCCAAGCTAGATTATTCTTTAATTCTCAATCGAAACCAGAGCAGGAACACATGATTAATGCTTATAGTTTTGAATTGTCTAAAGTTAATTCCGTTGATGTTCGCAAAAGAGAATTAGCAATACTTAATCAAATTGATAAAGAATTAGCTGCACGTGTAGGTGCTAATTTGGGAATTGAACCTGCTTCAGAATTGGATGAACTGACTCTGCAATTTGCAAGACAAAATCATCCGGAATATCCTATTAAAACTCCTAAACCGGAAGTTGAAAAATCTGCTGCATTAAGCATGAAAACCAAACCAGGAGAGGGAACCATTGAAACTAGAAAAGTAGCATTTCTAATTGCGGATGGGGTATCAAAAAAATCTATCGATAAGATGAAAACTGCACTTGAAGAAGAAGGAGCTGAAGCTGTATTAATTTCCACAAATGTAGGAAAGGTCAAGTTTAAAGAAGGTGGTACTGCAGATATAGAATTTTCATATTTAACAGAGGCCTCTGTGTGTTATGATGCATTTTATACACCTGAAGGAGATTCTGTAAGTGTTTTACAAGACGAACCAGATTATTTGCATTTTATTAACGAGGGCTTCCGCCACTGTAAAGCAATAGCTTTTGCCACTGGTGCTGAAAAACTTATTGACGGAACTTATCTTAGTAAAAATAAAGATTCAGGAGTTATTTTTGAATCCGACGGAAACCTTAGTGAAGATTTTATTAAAACAATGAAAGGCCATCGTGTATGGGAAAGGGAAAATACTAGAAAAGTACCTTCATAA
- a CDS encoding ATP-binding protein, translating to MEFRDCHEEKIHLCGLIQDLGYLFVFDESRICTAASDNVIQIDNIPVEKYLGMTVDQILSLLTKSDRFIFESINQHLNTSIFYRFAERIQINNIDYDLSIYKYGDNIYVEIELCNTQQIKPTKLYYYAKYLEDNKSKVWECLTNLIRQIINYDRVMVYQFLEDNSGKVIAESKSDNMHSLLGYRYPEFDIPQQARELYTIFLARHTADTDGLTHQIISNSKQEIDLTKCSLRAMSPIHLQYLKNSKAQASASFSIIQDGKLWGLVTCQNSKPLHVDLAQRHLCTFLTQFATNHHISELLKEDLETQNVMYILEKELKSDLLIDRDIHYVLETFGERIMKMVEADGIIIKHSKGEKFYGEVPGNIQLKEIEHYLKNENTSLYSTHEFISKTADDNLFPGIIRAEILAESQWKIYLFRKEVLIEELWAGKPEKQLNYDPDRKITYPSPRTSFEAWRQITRGKAAPWLKVQLLFLERIVYIIQQAIAKRNAEIDQLNKDLIRSNNALDTFSYTLTHDLKNPLSSIQLGAQMILMKKNLGQELLNRLSTNILEASNLITDMINKVHELSKSNSVELDLEIIDPKNKIITIVESSKDQYNVGNLEFVMGEILPVRGERTLLYQLFLNILGNAIKYSSKEDNPKVEVYSIKSGSKVIYFISDNGIGMDLNAGNNIFEIFQRLPNSSGYDGTGIGLSIVKRIIDRLGAEIKVESQLGKGTQFQIHFNTH from the coding sequence ATGGAATTTAGGGATTGTCACGAGGAAAAAATACATTTGTGTGGTTTAATTCAGGATTTAGGATATCTGTTTGTTTTTGATGAATCCCGGATTTGTACTGCAGCTAGTGACAACGTCATTCAGATCGATAATATTCCTGTAGAAAAATATCTGGGAATGACCGTTGACCAGATATTATCTCTACTGACGAAAAGTGACCGCTTTATTTTCGAATCTATAAATCAACATCTCAATACATCAATTTTTTATCGCTTTGCAGAAAGAATTCAGATTAATAATATAGATTATGATTTGAGTATTTATAAATATGGAGATAATATTTATGTAGAAATTGAGCTTTGCAATACACAGCAAATAAAGCCTACAAAACTATATTATTATGCCAAATACCTTGAAGATAACAAATCAAAGGTATGGGAATGTCTTACAAATCTAATACGTCAGATTATAAATTACGACAGAGTAATGGTGTATCAGTTTCTGGAAGATAACAGCGGAAAGGTAATCGCTGAATCAAAATCTGATAACATGCATTCTTTGCTTGGATACCGTTATCCTGAATTCGACATTCCTCAGCAAGCGCGTGAACTCTATACTATTTTTCTTGCACGACATACAGCCGATACAGACGGGCTTACCCATCAAATTATAAGCAATTCAAAACAGGAAATTGATTTAACGAAATGCAGTTTACGTGCTATGTCTCCCATACATTTGCAATATTTGAAAAATTCCAAAGCGCAGGCCAGTGCGAGTTTTTCTATTATTCAGGATGGTAAGTTGTGGGGCTTGGTCACTTGTCAGAATAGCAAGCCATTACATGTGGATTTGGCACAAAGGCATCTGTGTACTTTTCTCACACAGTTTGCCACTAATCATCACATCTCTGAATTGCTGAAAGAAGACTTGGAAACTCAAAATGTGATGTATATCCTGGAAAAAGAGCTTAAAAGTGATTTACTGATTGACAGAGATATCCATTATGTCCTTGAAACATTCGGAGAGCGCATCATGAAAATGGTAGAGGCCGATGGTATAATTATCAAGCACAGCAAAGGTGAAAAATTTTATGGCGAGGTTCCCGGCAATATTCAGTTAAAAGAGATTGAACATTACTTAAAAAATGAGAATACCAGTTTGTATTCTACCCATGAATTTATTTCTAAAACAGCAGATGATAATTTATTCCCCGGAATTATAAGAGCTGAAATACTAGCGGAATCCCAATGGAAAATATATCTTTTTCGAAAAGAAGTATTAATTGAGGAATTATGGGCAGGAAAGCCGGAAAAGCAATTAAATTATGATCCGGACAGAAAAATTACCTATCCTTCTCCCCGTACATCTTTTGAGGCATGGAGACAGATAACACGTGGAAAGGCAGCACCATGGCTAAAGGTTCAATTGTTATTTCTTGAGCGGATTGTATACATTATTCAGCAAGCTATAGCTAAAAGAAATGCTGAAATTGATCAGCTGAATAAAGATCTTATCCGTTCAAACAATGCTTTAGACACCTTTAGTTATACGCTAACACACGATCTTAAGAATCCCCTGTCTTCTATTCAGCTCGGAGCTCAGATGATATTAATGAAAAAAAACCTCGGACAAGAGCTTTTAAATAGATTATCTACCAATATCTTAGAGGCATCAAATCTAATAACGGATATGATCAATAAGGTTCACGAACTATCAAAATCAAATTCAGTAGAATTAGACCTTGAGATAATAGATCCCAAAAACAAAATAATTACAATTGTTGAGAGTAGTAAGGATCAATATAATGTAGGTAATTTAGAATTTGTAATGGGCGAAATCTTACCTGTCAGAGGAGAAAGAACGCTTTTATACCAATTGTTTCTGAATATCTTAGGGAATGCAATTAAATATAGCAGTAAAGAAGATAATCCAAAAGTCGAAGTATACAGCATAAAATCCGGCAGCAAAGTGATATATTTTATATCAGACAACGGAATAGGAATGGATTTAAATGCTGGAAACAACATTTTTGAAATATTTCAGAGGCTGCCAAATTCTTCTGGTTACGACGGAACAGGAATAGGTCTATCAATTGTAAAAAGAATTATTGACAGATTGGGGGCTGAGATTAAAGTAGAGAGTCAATTAGGAAAAGGAACACAATTTCAAATACATTTTAATACTCATTAA
- a CDS encoding DUF6965 family protein yields MISIDELKQYFESKDLPTEIRIAPHMYVTNISEFLRVSFNACEAWKKELDRCPSYLMLIKLKEALEKK; encoded by the coding sequence ATGATATCCATAGATGAACTTAAACAATACTTCGAATCCAAAGATCTCCCCACAGAGATCAGAATTGCACCACACATGTATGTCACTAATATTTCTGAATTCCTAAGAGTGAGTTTTAATGCTTGTGAAGCATGGAAGAAGGAGCTGGATAGATGTCCTTCATATTTGATGCTTATAAAATTGAAAGAAGCATTGGAGAAAAAGTAA
- a CDS encoding glycoside hydrolase family 19 protein, with protein sequence MNKIESIKYIQNFVCANPDGILGNETLTKFQCRFNVPTKAMVAHFFGNMIHESGDFTIVSENMYYTKVATLRKTWPSRFTSDELAKQFLRSPEKLGNFVYDGRMGNAKGEGYKYRGRGWMQLTGKDMYELFSKYIGEDCVNNPDLVATKYPLESAVFMFTQKRLWGLVSTVSEEDIKVIRRRVNGGLIGIDKVIPLVQKIFNMMR encoded by the coding sequence ATGAATAAAATAGAATCAATTAAATATATACAGAATTTCGTATGTGCAAATCCTGATGGCATTCTTGGAAATGAGACGTTGACAAAGTTTCAATGCCGTTTCAATGTTCCAACCAAGGCTATGGTAGCTCATTTTTTTGGTAATATGATACATGAGAGCGGAGACTTTACGATCGTGTCGGAAAATATGTACTATACCAAAGTAGCGACATTACGCAAGACATGGCCGTCACGCTTCACCAGTGACGAGCTGGCAAAGCAGTTCCTCAGAAGTCCTGAGAAGCTCGGGAACTTCGTGTATGACGGTAGAATGGGAAATGCCAAAGGAGAGGGTTATAAGTACCGGGGTCGAGGATGGATGCAGCTTACCGGGAAAGACATGTATGAACTGTTCAGTAAGTATATTGGTGAAGATTGCGTTAATAATCCGGATTTGGTAGCAACTAAATACCCCCTAGAATCGGCTGTATTTATGTTTACGCAAAAGAGACTTTGGGGACTTGTTAGCACTGTTAGTGAAGAGGATATAAAGGTAATCAGGAGAAGGGTAAACGGAGGATTGATCGGTATTGATAAGGTGATTCCTTTGGTACAGAAAATCTTTAACATGATGAGATAA
- a CDS encoding phage tail protein, whose protein sequence is MITIKRGISIIAVVEPMDTVTQEKEVSGGNFINLSFELPYYREFKRMDYAEILGETYYLTQIPTISKEGKRDYQYTLSMEGEQCKLGRVEFLQSNLIGQYFKNPFFINDKAETFMTLLLRNIERVFPSEGWKLGYVVDSEIKNISFDNQNCLEALSTLAEAFDTEWLVEGRTIHLYRKQSATGLVMKQGEGEALYSLEKKPQDNSNIVTRLYVYGSDKNLPNPYRRGLTRLTVGDLPYIERQIEEYGIWEDSMTFDDVFPMNLGTITSVDSGNILRFTDANFPFDINSQLIPEVKAKLSFQTGQLAGYEFEISSYNHTSKTFTINKNTQDKAWEVPNADIKPEVGDTFFLFDIRMSNAWVTAAEQTLIQKAIEYMDQRNDPSENDSYSVVCNPLYFKRTGKTLRIADSVTIEEPDMGILTQKRIVKLSRNVRQPFIYTCELANKPKKNVMVKLLQQL, encoded by the coding sequence ATGATAACGATTAAAAGAGGGATCTCAATTATTGCTGTTGTAGAGCCGATGGATACGGTTACTCAAGAGAAAGAAGTATCAGGTGGAAACTTTATTAATCTTTCTTTTGAGCTGCCATATTATAGAGAGTTCAAAAGGATGGACTATGCAGAGATCCTTGGAGAAACATATTACTTAACTCAGATTCCAACAATTAGTAAAGAAGGGAAAAGGGATTACCAATATACGCTATCTATGGAAGGGGAACAGTGTAAGCTCGGCCGGGTTGAATTTCTTCAAAGCAATCTGATTGGTCAGTACTTCAAAAATCCATTCTTCATCAATGATAAGGCAGAGACATTCATGACTTTGCTATTGCGAAATATAGAAAGAGTTTTCCCTAGTGAAGGTTGGAAACTTGGGTATGTTGTAGATAGCGAAATAAAGAATATTTCCTTTGATAATCAAAACTGCCTTGAAGCCTTATCTACCCTGGCGGAAGCATTCGATACAGAATGGTTGGTTGAAGGGCGGACGATCCATCTATACAGAAAACAAAGTGCAACTGGCTTAGTGATGAAGCAGGGTGAAGGAGAAGCTCTCTATTCTCTTGAAAAGAAGCCTCAGGATAACAGCAATATTGTAACCAGGCTGTATGTATATGGCTCAGACAAAAACTTACCTAATCCATACAGAAGAGGTCTGACAAGGTTAACCGTTGGAGATCTTCCTTATATAGAAAGACAGATAGAGGAATACGGCATTTGGGAAGACAGTATGACTTTTGATGATGTATTTCCAATGAACTTAGGGACAATCACTTCAGTGGATTCGGGGAATATCCTAAGGTTTACAGATGCTAATTTTCCTTTTGATATTAACTCTCAATTGATCCCGGAAGTTAAAGCTAAGCTTTCATTTCAAACAGGGCAGTTGGCAGGATATGAGTTCGAGATCAGTAGCTATAATCATACCTCCAAAACTTTTACGATAAATAAAAATACACAGGATAAAGCTTGGGAAGTTCCGAATGCTGATATAAAGCCTGAGGTAGGAGATACTTTTTTTTTATTCGATATCAGAATGTCAAATGCATGGGTTACCGCTGCGGAACAGACGTTGATACAGAAAGCTATTGAATATATGGACCAACGTAATGATCCATCTGAAAACGATAGCTATTCTGTTGTCTGTAACCCTCTTTATTTCAAACGAACTGGGAAAACTTTAAGAATTGCAGACAGCGTCACAATTGAAGAACCTGATATGGGAATATTGACACAAAAGAGAATAGTAAAGTTATCGAGAAATGTCAGACAGCCTTTCATATATACATGTGAACTGGCTAACAAACCAAAAAAGAACGTAATGGTAAAACTTTTACAACAACTATAA